The proteins below come from a single Mustela nigripes isolate SB6536 chromosome 14, MUSNIG.SB6536, whole genome shotgun sequence genomic window:
- the LRIF1 gene encoding ligand-dependent nuclear receptor-interacting factor 1 isoform X2 produces MASTFKKVTQERNDKNHSQGGSSKASYLKSDAEFKKIFGLTKDLRVCLTRIPDHLASGEGFDSFSSLVKSDTYKETELIVKEEKKKQGFDKKRKAKTVKKMDHTKKRKTESVYNTAANGGTNVTNSQLISGILPTSDVSCHNILTSRNKTREEKRTEVEHYTPANQEKGTLSSNAAFEQSHSFNKNYTEDIFPMTPPELEETIRDEKIRRLKQVLREKEAALEEMRKKMQQK; encoded by the exons gaaagaaatgacaagaacCATTCCCAAGGAGGAAGCAGTAAGGCATCATATCTGAAGAGTGatgcagaatttaaaaagatatttggtCTCACTAAAGATTTGAGAGTATGCCTTACTCGTATTCCTGATCATTTGGCCTCTGGAGAAGGTTTTGATTCCTTTAGCAGTTTGGTGAAGAGTGATACTTACAAAGAGACTGAATTGAtagtgaaggaagaaaagaaaaaacag GGTtttgataagaaaagaaaagcaaaaactgttAAGAAGATGGATcatacaaagaagagaaaaactgagagcgtGTATAACACAGCTGCAAATGGAGGAACTAACGTCACCAATTCCCAACTCATCAGCGGTATTTTACCAACTTCAGATGTATCATGCCATAACATTCTCACAAGCCGcaacaaaaccagagaagaaaagagaactgaGGTTGAACATTATACCCCTGCGAACCAGGAAAAAGGCACATTGAGTTCAAATGCAGCTTTTGAACAGAGTCAttcctttaataaaaattacactGAAGATATTTTCCCCATGACGCCACCAGAGTTAGAAGAAACCATTCgagatgaaaaaataagaagactTAAACAggttctgagagagaaagaagcagctcTTGAAGAAATGCGTAAGAAGatgcaacaaaaataa